The DNA segment GGGGCGCGTCGAAATGCAGGCTGGCCGTAGGGGCCGCGACCGCGCCGTGCTCGCGCGCGAACAGACTCTGGTAACGCGCGTGATCGTCGGCTTCGTCGGCGCGCGCGATGTAGGGCGGTAGCGGCACGTGGCCGGCGCGCTCGAAAACGGCCATGGCGACATCATCGACGAAGCGCAGCCGGAAGAAGCCTTCCTCGTGCCGACCGATCACCTCGATGACGGCGCCGTCGCCGTCCACGGTCAGCCGGTTGCCGGGCTTCAGCGTCTTCGATGCGCGCGTCTGCGCGAGCACCTCGCGCGCATCCAGCAGCCGCTCGAGCAGGATCTCGGCGCGCCCGCCGGTGGTCTTGGTGGCGTGCAGCCGCGCCGGGATCACCCGGGTGTCGTTGAACACCAGCAGATCGTCCGGGGCCAGCATCGCCGGCCAGTCGGTGACCTGCGCATCGCGGAACGCATCCGCCTCCACGCAGAGCAGACGCGCCGACGAGCGCGGCTCCGCCGCACGCTGGGCGATCAGCTCTTCGGGAAGCTCGAAATGGAAATCGCTGCGCTGCACGGCCGCTATTGTAGGCCCGGCGAGGCGCCCGTCCCGGCGCATTGTGGGGCCCGGCACCCTCCGTTATAGTCGCCGACCGCTCCCGCTGCCGGAGTGGCGGAACTGGTAGACGCGCCGGACTCAAAATTCGGTTGGGCAACCAGTGTGGGTTCGAGTCCCACCTCCGGCACCAATCGCGTTCCCGGCCCCGCGCTTACCCCCGCCCGTCGCGGAACTGCAACATCGCTCCCCTATCGTCGCGCGCCGTCCCCGCGTTCTTCCGCGCAGGCCGTCGGCTGCCGACGCCCGTGCGCCGCGTCCATCCGGAGCCCGCATGTCGCAGTCGCGCTCGCGTCGCCGTCCCTTTCCCACCGATCGGCTGCGCCGCCGCGATCTGCTGCGCGTGCTTGGTGCCGCACCGGTACTGCCGCTCGCGGGCTGTGGCGGCTCCACGGAGAGCAGTGTCGCGCCGCCGACGGAGGGTGGCGGGGTCTGGGACGACGCCGCGTTCCGTCACGGGGTGGCTTCAGGCGACCCCGAGCAGGAACGGGTCATCCTCTGGACCCGCGTCTCGAACGTGTCCGGCTCGGTGCCGGTGCGGTGGGAGGTCGCGCTGGACGAGGCCTTCGAATCGGTCATGCGCAGCGACGCCGACCCCGGGCCGTCGGTGTTCCGCACGCACACCGATGCCGGTCGCGACTACACGGTGAAGGTCGACGCCGCCGGCCTGCTGCCGGGCACGACCTACTTCTACCGCTTCACGGTGGGCGCGACGCGCTCGCCGGTGGGACGCACGCGCACCGCCGGCAGCGGCGCCATCGACCGCCTGCGGCTGGCGCTGGTGTCGTGCTCGAACTACTCGGCCGGCTACTTCCACGCCTACCGGGTGATCGCGCGTCAGGATCTCGATGCCGTCGTGCACGTCGGCGACTATCTCTACGAGGGCGGCGGCGAGGGCGAGATCGGCCGCCCGCACGATCCGCCCTACGAGATCGTCACGCTCGATGACTACCGGCGCCGTCACGCCCAGTACCGCACCGACCCGGACCTGCAGGCGATGACCGCAGCGCATCCGCTGATCCCGGTCTGGGACGATCACGAGTCCACGAACAACGCGTGGATCGACGGCGCGCAGAACCATCAGCCCGACCGCGAGGGCGACTGGGAGGAGCGAAAGCTGGCCTCGGCCATCGCCTACGACGAGTGGCTGCCCATCCGCCTGCCCGACCCGATGAACCCGCTGAGGATCTGGCGCCGCATTGCCTTCGGGGACCTCGTCGAGCTGTTCATGCTCGACACGCGCCTGCAGCGCAACGCTCCGGAAACCGATACCTCGATCACCGGCAGCGAGGCCAACGATCCTTCGCGCAGCATGCTCGGCATCGAGCAGCGCGACTGGCTCGTGAACGGCCTGCTGAATTCACGGGATGCCGGCATGCGCTGGCGGGTACTGGGTCAGCAGACGATGATGGCGCCGCATCGCAACAACCCCGACCCCAGCATGCTGCCGCTGCCCTACCTGCCGCCGGCGGTGGTCGAATCGCTCGGACTGCGCCAGGGCGGCGGCAACGAGGGCAGCGACAACTGGGGCGCCTACGTCTTCGAGCGCGACACGCTCATCCGACACCTGCGCGAAAACGCCATCAGCAACAACATCGTGCTGACCGGCGACGTCCACACCGGATGGGCCTGCGATATCGTCGAGGACCCGTACACGCCCTTCAACCCGATCACCTCCGGGGTCACCGGAGCGCCGGGCTACAGCGCGCTGACCGGCGCGGGCTCGGTGGCGGTGGAGTTCACCGGCATGAGCGTGACCTCCAACAACCTCATCGACACACCCGGCGGCGCGGCCCTCGGTGCGCTGTGGGGCGCCGCGGTCCGGGGCGTCAACCCGAACGCGCGGTACCACAACCCGGCGGCGCACGGCTTCGTGCTGGTCGACATCGACCGCGACGGCGCCAGCGGCTCCTTCTGGAACGTCGGCACCGTGCTGGAACCGCTCGCCGACGGCGATGACGGCGCCATCGACGCCACCTTCCGCGTCGCGCACGCCGAGGCCGGCGCGCGTTTCGCGAATCATCTCCGCCGCGTCTGAGGCACCGGCGCGCGCGTCACTCGCAGGCGCCGCCGGCGCGCGCGAGCCGGCCTTCGAGCCGGATGTCGCGCGACGACGCACCGACCGCGATGCGGTAGCAGCCCGGCGCCGTGGTCCACGCGTCGGCGGCTGCATTCCAGTAGGCAAAGCTGCGTGCCTCGAAGGGAATGCGCACGTCGGCGCGCTCGCCGGGCGCCAGCGCGAGCTTGTCGAAGCCCTTGAGCTGCAGCGGCGGCTGCACGATGCCGGGCGCCGGATCGGGCATGCCGACGTACAGCTGCGGCACCGTGGTGCCGGCACGGTCGCCGGTGTTGTGCACGGTGAATGACACGCCGTCGGCGTCGACGGCGAGGTCCTCGTAGGCGAAGGTGGTGTACGACAGCCCGTGGTCGAATGCGAAGGCCGGCACGATGGCCTTCTCGTCGTACCAGCGGTAGCCGATCAGCACGCCCTCGCGGTATTCGGCGCGGATAAGCAGGCCGGGATAGGCCGCGACGCTGCCGGCGGTAGGCAGATCCGCCTCGCGCTCGGGGAAGGTCGCGGCCAGGCGGCCACCGGGATCGACATCGCCGAAGAGCACGCGCGCGATGGCTGCACCGCCCTCCTGCCCCGGGTACCAGGCCTGGATGAGCGCGGCGAGGCGGTCACGCCACGGTGTCAGCACCGGTGTGCCGGACTGCAGGACCGCCACGGTGCGCGGATTGGCCGCGGCAACGCGCTCGATCAGCGCGTCCTGATCCGGACGATCGCCGCGGCAGGACAGCGCAAGGCAGGGGCGGTCGACGCCCTCGCTGAGCTCGACCGCGGCGAACACGATCGCGACGTCGGCCTCGGCCGCGAGTGCGGCGGCGGCGTCGGCATCACTGCCGTCGGTGAAATGCACCGTCACGCCGTCGCCGGCGCGCTCGCGGATGCCGTCGAGCGGGTTGGTCTGCCGGAACGGCGCCACTGCCGACGACCCACCGCCACTGACGATGCGGTCGGCCGCACCGATGACCGCGATCGAGCCGATGTCCTCTGCGCGCAACGGCAGCAGGCCGTCGTTCTGCAGCAGCACGGTCCCCTGCTCGGCAACCTCGCGGGCCACGCGGGCATGGGCCTCCTGATCGATGGCGGCGTCGTTCTCCTCGAAGGGCGGCTGATCGAAGAAGCCGAAACGGAACATCGTGCGCAGGATGTTGCCGAGCCGCTCGTCGATCAGCGCCTCGTCGACCCGGCCCAGCGCCATCTGCAGCCGGATGGCCGCGGCGCTGTAGAGGATCGGGACGGGCATTTCCAGATCGGTGCCGGCGCGCAGCGCCGGGGTGGTGTTCTTCTGCGCGAAGAAGTAGTCGGTGAGCACGAAGCCGTCGAAGCCCCACTCGCCGCGCAGGATGTCGGTGAGCAGCGACTCGCTGGAGCAGGCCGCTGCGCCGTTGACACGGTTGTAGGCGCACATCACGCTGCCGACGCCGCCCTCGCGCACGGCGTCCTCGAAGGCCGGCAGATAGATCTCGCGCAGGCTGCGCTCGTCGACCACGGCGTTGACGATGAAGCGGCCGCCGACCAGCCCGGTCAGCGGCGGGATGCCGAACTGGCCCTCCTGGTTGTTGGCGGTGTAGTGCTTGATGTTGGCGACCACGCCCTGCGACTGGGCGCCCTGGATCCAGGCCGTGCCCATGCGCGCCGAGAGCAGCGGATCCTCGCCGTAGGACTCGAAGCTGCGCCCGGCCACCGGCGTGCGCATGATGTCGACGGCCGGCCCGTGCACGACGTGGGCGCCCTTGTTGCGCACCTCGTTGGCGATCACGGCGCCGGTCTCGCGCGCGAGCTCGGGATCGAAGGTCGAGGCCAGCAGCGCCGGCGACGGATGCGCGGTGGCCCGGCCCTTGCGCGGTCCGACCGGCCCGTCGGAGAAGTAGAGCGTCGGGATGCCGAGCTCGGGGATACCCTCGCTGGTGCCGTTGGCCGGCTCGCCGGTCACCGAGCCGAAGACGTCGTCGCCGGCGAGCAGCGAGATCTTCTGGCCGAGCGTCATGGCGTCCAGCAGCAACGCCGTGCGGGCTTCCGGCGTCATGCCGGGATCGCACCAGGCATGGTCGCCGCACAGCGCATCGCGCGCCACGATGCCGGCACCGCCGGCGCTTGCGGCCGGCTCGCTGCCGCCACAGGCGCACAGCACGATGCCGGCAAGCGCCGCAGGCGCCACCTTCAATCTTCCCATGCTGGTGCCCTCCTCAGGCTGCGGCGGCAGTATCCGGGGCACCGGCGAACACGCGCTTGAGCGCATCCTCGCCCAGCTGCAGCACCATCGTGGAATGCACGATGCAGCGCGTCGCGCTGATCCGCCATCCGGCCTCGGTGCGCCGGTACTCGTCCTCGTAGCGCGCGCCCAGCTGCGTCAGCGTCATCTCATCGGTGTTGATGAGCTGATAGTGAAGCGCCCATTCGCCGACGGCGGTGTCCGCCTCGTTCAGCGCGATCCGTGCGTTCACGCCATGATGCATCTCGATCATGTGCGGATGGCATCCGAGGCGCTCGAACACCGCGACCAGATCGTCGGCCAGGTCGAACGAACCGATGGCGCCGAAATCGATCGCCACCGGGCCATCGACGAAGCAGGCCCGCATGGCTGCCGGGTCCTTGCCGTCGCAGGCCGCGAAGTAGCGCGCCTTGAGATCGCGGATCGCCTCGCGATCCTCCAGTGCCTGAATACGCGCTTCGAGGCGCTTGTTGTCAGTCATCATGTCTCCTCTCCAACGAAATCGGCCCGGCGATGCCGGGCCGAGATACCGCGATGCCTGTGATCAGGCCATCTTCGACGCGTCGAAGAAGCCCTGCAGACGCTGGCCGAGCATCATGTCGCCCTCGACCTGCAGCTTGCCGGTCATGAAGGCGGTCATGCCGTTGAGCTCGCCCTTGAACAGCTGGATGAGATCGTCGTCCTCCATGATCAGCGTCACATCCGGGTTGTCGGCCGTGCCCTCGGTCACCGTGCAGGCGCCATCCTTGATGGTGGCGTAGGCCGGCGTCGAGGTGTTGAACTGCAGCACGCACTCGGTGTCGCCCGCGGCTTCCGGGTTGAAGGCCTGCGGAAGCTGCTTGAGGAATTCAGCTGCGGACATAAGGTCTCCCTAACGAGAATTGATGACTGGATGCCAATCTCACTGGCATCGGGATGGTGCCAGACTAGCGCCCGCAGCGCGCCGGTAAATAGTCCGTTCGGGCGATCCGGCCTAATGCATAAAGGTGACGCGGCACCCCGGGCCGCGCACTACCGTGCGGTGGAGCACGATGACACCGGGGAGACCAGCATGAGCGACGAAGCCACCGCGACGGTCGTGGACGGCACTGCATGGGCACGCTTCTGTGACGACCTCAAGCGCGCCGGCGACCAGATCCTGCGTGCGGAGACGCCCGGCGGCGGTCTGGACCGGGCCGAGGGCTACCGCTATCTCACCCGTCTGCTGCGCATCGGTCTCGAGATGCATCTCGAGTTCGCCGATCCCGCCTTTCCGGGCTTCTTCTCGCCCTCGCACGAGACCGCCAAGATCGGTGCCGACAACCCGGACAATCTCTACGCGATGGCTCGCATCGACGGGCATCACGATTACATCGTCGAAGGCTATCGCGGCAGTGTCGCCTACCTCTCGTTCGGTGCCCAGAAGGGCGGCTACGAAACGGACGGACGCATGGAGCAGACCGGCTTCCTCGATGCAGCCGACATGCGGGTCGACCCCGACGGGCGCTTCCGCATCGTGCTGAGTCGCACGCAGCAGGATGGCAACTGGGTGCGGCTGGAGGACGCCACCAACGCCCTCATCGTGCGCCAGACCTTCGATGACCGCGGCAGCGAGACCCCGGCGCGGGTGACCATCCGGCGCGCCGATTCCGGAGCCCGGCCGGAGCCGCTGACACCGGCTCGCCTGCAGCGCAGCCTCGACAACACCGCCCGCTTCGTGGAGGGCACCGCGCGCCTGTTCGCGGACTGGGCGGCCGGCTATCAGGGCCACAGCAATGCGCTGCCGCCAGCGGATCAGGCGGTCTGCCAGAGCGTCGGCGGCGACCCCAACATCTTCTACTACCACTCGCACTGGCAGCTCGGCCCGGACCAGGCGCTGGTCATCCGCCTGCCGCGCATCCCCCGCTGCCGGTTCTGGAATCTCCAGATCAACAACTACTGGATGGAATCGCTCGACTACCGCTACCACCGCATCCATCTCAATCAGCACTCGGCGGCAGTCGCCGACAACGGCAGCGTGACCATGGTGCTGGCGCACCGTGATCCGGGACACCCCAACTGGCTGGAGACCGCCGGCCACGACAACGGCACGATGTGCCTGCGCTGGGTGGGCGCCGACGAGCACGTGCATCCGGAGACCCGCGTCTGCGAATTCGAGGACCTCGCCACGGAGGCGACGTCGTGAGCGCCACGCCGCTGCAACCCGCACGCCTGCTCGCCGGTGCCATCGACATGGCCGGAGGCCTGACGGACTTCGGCGACGACAGCTTCCGCCCCGGTCTGGAGCGCCTGTGCGATGCCCTGGGCAGCGAAGCCGCCCTGTCGCCCGCGGGCGTCGAGACCTTCCGGCAGAAGCTGACCGCGCAGCTCGCCAACCGCCTCTGGCTGGAGGATCACATCCGGCGTCATCCCGAGATCCTCGAGGAGACCATCGCGCCGCCGGTGTTCATCGTCGGTCTGCCGCGCACCGGCACTACCAAGCTGCACCGGCTGCTGTCGCGCGACCCGCGCTTCTACTGGATGCCCTTCTGGGAATCCCAGATGCCGGTTCCGCTTCCCGGCGAGGCGCTCGACGACCCGTCGCCGCGGATCGCCCAGGGTGCCGCCATCGTGCAGATGATGACCGAGGCGATGCCGCAGCTGATGGCCATCCATCCCATGGCCAACGAAGAGGCCGACGAGGAGTTCATGCTGATGGAGCATTCCTTCCTCGCCGACTTCAATGCCTATGCCCGCGTTCCGGGCTACATGGCCTGGCTGACGCAGCAGGACGAACAACCCGCCTACACCTTCCTGCGCCGCATGCTCAAGTTCCTGCAGTGGCAGAAGCGGCGGCGCGGTATCACCGCCCGGCGCTGGGTTCTGAAGGCTCCGCATCACCTGCACCGCATGGGGCTGCTGCTGGCCGCGTTCCCGGGCGCGCGCATCGTCCAGACGCACCGCGACCCGGTCGAGAGCATCCCGTCCATCGCCAGCTTCATCCACACGCTGCACGGCATCTATACCGATCAGCCAGATCCGAAAGCAGTGGGAGCGGAGTGGAGCGCGCGCATGCGCGGAGGCCTGGAACACACGATGGCGGTGCGCGATGCGGCCGGACAGCGTGGCGACTTCATCGACGTCGCCTTCCGCGACACGGTCACCGATCCGATGCGCGTCGTGCGCCACATCTACGACTTCATCGACTGGACGCTCGACGACGGCACGGCCGATGCCATGCGCGCCTGGCTCGAAGCCGACAACGCCGAGCACGCCAAGACCCGGCACCGCTACACGCCGGAAGGCTTCGGGCTGTCGGCCGACGGCCTGCGCCGCGACTTCGCGCCCTACATCGCACGCCATATCGAAGGGACGGCCACCGCCTGAACCCCGCCTACTGAAGCATCGAGCCGATGCGCGACAAGGAGACCCGCATGCTGCACAACAAGATCATCGCCGTTTCCGGGATCGGTCCCGGTCTCGGCGTCAAGCTCGCGGTCGAGGCCGCGCGTGCCGGCGCTGCCGGACTGGTCATATCCGCCCGCTCCCCCGACAAGCTGGATGACGCCGAGCAGCGGATCCGCGATGTCAATCCGGACTGCGCGATCCTCAAGCAGCCCACCGACATCACCGACGCCGGTGCTTGCCAGGCACTGGTGGACGCCGCCGTGGCACGTTTCGGGCGCATCGACGGACTGGTCAACAGCGCCTTCGTGCACGGCGCCATGGACCATGCCAGCACGGCCGACATCGACAGCTGGATGGAGCCCATCGGCACCAACCTCTTCGGCACGCTGCGCCTGACCCAGGCGGTGGCAAGGCAGATGCAGCAGCAGCGCGACGGCGCCATCGTCATGATCAACACCATGGCCGTGCGCAAGGTGCCGCCGGTCGGCGAGGCGGGCTATGCAGCGTCCAAGGCAGCCCTTGCCACCTCGGTGAAGTATCTCGCCAAGGAGCTCGGCCCCGACAACATCCGCGTCAATACCGTCCACATGGGCTGGATGTGGGGTGCGCCGGTGCAGGGCTACGTGCAGTGGCAGGCCCAGCAGTCCGGCATTGCCGAGGACGACATCAAGGGACAGATCGCCGCCAGCATCCCGCTGGGCATCGTGCCGCCCGACGAGGAATGCGCGCGCGCCGCACTGTTCTTCGTGTCGGACTATTCGCGCGTCGTCACCGGCGCGGCGCTGGACGTCAACGGCGGCGAATACATGCCCTGACCGGCTTGCGGCCCCGGTCGCCGCACGCGACCGGGGCCACACCGCTAGATCTGGTACTGGATGTTGAAGGTCAGATAGTTGCGGTCCACGAAGGGATTGGCGCGCACCAGGCTCCCTTCCCCGCCGATGCGGTCGGTCGGGTCGCCGAAGAACATGTTGTAGGACACCGAGAACTGCAGGTTCTGGAGATACTGCAGCCCCGCACCCACGCTCAGCCGGCGGTCGCCCTCGCCGAAGAGCGCGCCGAAGGAACCCGCCTGGGCCGGGTTGCCGTAGGTCAGCTCGGCATAGGACAGGGTGCCGGACAGGTCCCAGCCCGAGAACACGTTGCGCTTGCGCGGCAGCACGAGCAGCTGGAAGCCGGCCGACTGCTCGTCGAAGAAGATCTCGTCGCCGTCGCCCTGCGGGATGATGCCGGGCTGCGGATCGGTGAGCGGCTCGACGTCGAGCACGCGGATGTACTGCGCCTCGCCGACGATGCTCATCTCGTCGAAGTAGAAGGGTGGATTGAAGGTGGAGATGGCCGATACCAGTGCCTGCGCGGTTTCGCCGCGCTGCCCGACCGGCGTCGGCACGCCCGACGCCCGCGTCTTCACCGAGATGTTGATGTCGTTGCGGTAGTTGAGCTCGCCGGCCACGCTGAGCCCGAAGAGCGTGGTCGAGAAGGTGCCGCTGATCAGCTCGATGTCGTCGAAGTAGCGCACGTTGTAGCTGACCGGCACGCGCTGGTTGATGAGGCCGGTGGTCAGCTCGATGCCGGCGATCGATCCGAGCGGTGCGAAACCGGTGTTCAACTGCACCGACGGGTTGGGGCTGTGATAGCGCACGTAGTGCAGCGCCACCGAGGTGGATGGCGTCAGGCGATAGTCGACACCGAGACCCCACTGGCCACTGTCGCCGGGGCGGATATCCGCCTCGCGGAAGGTGAGGATGTTGCGCGGCGCGTTGAGCAGCACCTCGCCCAGCCCGCCCAGATTGCAGACCTGGCTGAGATCGGCGAGCCCGCCCAGCAGATTGCCGACGACATCGCTGAACTGCCCCACGTCCAGCAGACCCGGGCATCCATCCAGGTAGGCCGGATTGATCGAGCCGTAGGTGAACTCGGCGCCCGGCCCGACCGAATCCGACGGCGAGAAGTAGCTTCCCACCGGGAAGACCTCGTTCTCCTCGAACTTGAACTTGTAGTACCCCTTGAAGGTCCAGTCGAGCCCGAGGCCCACGCGCACCGCGACCTGCGGTGTCGGCAGCAGGATGTCCTTGATTTCTGCACCGGGCACGAAGCCCTTGCTGGCGTCGGCCGGCGCCTGGTCGCGCGCCATGCCGCCGAAGAATAGCGCCTCGCCCCAGGTCACCAGCTGCTGACCGACGCGGACGTTGACGTAGGAGAAGTCGCCGAACGGAAAGTCGGCGATGCCATAGCCTTCCAGCAGCCGCACGCGGCGACCGTTACGATCCTCCATCTCCTCCGAGAAGGCGTCGGTATTGCCCCTGTCCCCGCCCTCGCCATCGGGCCCGAAGCGGTTGAGGAACTCCGCCCCGGCATTGTCGTTCTCGCGCATGTAGACGTTGTCGTAGAACGCCGAGCCGCTGAGCACGAAGGCGAGATTGTCGCGCTCGATCTCCATGTCGAAGAGCGCGCTCACCCGGTTGTGGATCAGGCTGTACTTGTCGAAGTTGCGGTTGCCGTCATCGAAGTTGGCGCGGTCGGGCAGCCCCGTGCGCTCGAAGCCGACGACCTGGCCCTGCGGCTCCGGCAGCACCGCGAGCTGCAGCGGGTCGAGCTGTCCATCGGTGAGCTCGGGATGCTGGTCCTGCATGCGCATTGCCAGCGAGTAGTCGAGCGTCAGGTTATAGCTGCCCTCGATGCCGAAGGGCAGATCGAGCTTGGCGGCACCGGCCGGCAACGCGACCAGGAGCGCGCTCGTCACTGCCCAGCAGGCACGTACGAGCTCGACGGGTTTCACGTCCATGTGTGCTGTCTCCTCCGTGGATTGCGGCGGGCCGTGTCCCCATCCCGCCCTGCGGCGACCACCCTGAAGATGGCTCCGGCCGCTATCCTCCCTTGAAGGGACTAGTCATGAAACATGAGTAGGTTCTCGACCGGCGGGTGTGCTTCCGTGCGCACGGCACAGCGCCCGGGTCGCACTGCGCGTACCCGGTGTCGTCGATGCGTGACGCGGTCCGGAGCGCCTAGGCGTTGCTGCCGCGCGGATCGTCCGGGTGCCAGATGCTGCCCACGTCCGGATCGAGCACGCCCAGCAACTGATTGAGCAGTGACTTGAGGACGGTGTCCTCGTCCGGGCCCAGCCCGGCCAGCACCTGCGACTCCACCGCCTTGGCAGCGGAGATGAGTTCGAGCGCGATCTCGCGCCCGCGATCACTCAGGCGATAGCAGGTCGCCCCGTCCGCCAGGGTCTCGCGCGTCAGCAGCTCGCGCGCGATCAGGCTGTCGACGGTGCGATCGCTGGTCTCGTCGAGGACGCCCGCGGTGAGCTTCCCGAGATCGGCGCTGCTCATGGTCGGCTTGAGGGTCATCGCCGAGAGCACGTAGAACTCCTCGTCGCTCAGTCCGGCCTTCTCCAGATACGGCCGGATGCGCGAGAAGAAACGGAAGTGGCTGCGCCCCAGGAGATAACCCAGGAAGTCCTCACCGAAGCTGCCCGCCAGATACGGCTCGCCGGGCTTGGTGCTGACGCGCTGGGTGGCGTGCGCGTAGCGACCGCCGTGGAACACCAGCGGCGGGTTGTTCGAATGATCGAAGTCCGCGACCTCGCCAATGAAGATCAGGTGATCGCCACCCTGGTAGCGCGAGGCGGTGCGGCACTGGAAGCGGGCGCTGCATCCCGGCAGCAGCGGGATGTCGCCGAGCCCCCGTTCCAGATCGAGGTCGGAGAACTTGTCCTCGCCGCGCTTCGCGAAGCGCGTCGACAGCGCCTCCTGATCGGTCGCCAGGATGTGCACCGCCCAGTACTCGGCATCGCGGAAGGCCGGCAGGCTGCGCGCCTCGTTGGCGAGGCTCCACAGCACCAGCGGCGGATTCAGCGAAACCGAGTTGAAGCTGTTCACCGTCAGCCCGACCGGCTCGCCATCCCCGTCACGCGTGGTGATGATGGTGACGCCGGTGGCGAAGCTGCCGAGCGCGCGGCGGAAATCGCCGGGATCGAATGCGGGGGCTTGTGCGGTCATCGGACGGGCCCGTGTGCCGGTTGGAGTGCGTGTCTCCTCAGAACTGATACTGAGCGTTGATGGAGAGATAGTCGCGATCGGCGAACGGATTCGATCGAACGAACCCGCGGATGAAGTCGTTCGGATTGCCGAAGAAGAAGTTGTACATCATGCCGATCGAGAAGTTCTGCAGGTACTGCATGCTCGCGCCGATGCCGAGTCGGCGATCGCCCTCGCCGAACAGTGCGCCGAAGGAGCCGGCCTGCGCGGGGTCGCCGTAGGTGAGCTCGGCATAGGACAGGGTGCCCGAGAGATCCCAGCCCGACAGGACATTGCGCTTGCGCGGCAGCACCAGGAACTGGAATCCGGCGGACTCCTCGTCGAAGAAGAGGGTGTCGCCGTTGCCCTGCGGGATGATGCCGGGCTGCGGATCGTCGAGCCTGTCGACGTCGAGCACGCGGATGTACTGGGCCTCGCCGACGATGTTGACCTCGTCGAAATAGAACGGCGGATTGAAGGCGGCGATGCTCGACACCAGGATCTGCCCGGTCTTGCCCCGCTGCGCGATCGGCGTCTCGACACCGGAGGCGAGCGTGAAGACATCGATGTTGATGCCGTCGCGGTAGTTCACCTCGCCGGCGACGCTGAGCCCGAACAGGGTGGTCGAGAAGCTCAGGTTGATGAGATCGATGTCGTCGAAATACTTCATGTTGTAGCTCACCGGCACCCGCTGGTTGATGATGCCGGTGGTGAGCTCGATACCCGCCACGGTGCCGATGGGCGCGAACCCGAGATTGAGGTTCACCGAGGGATTGGGGCTGTGATA comes from the Algiphilus sp. genome and includes:
- a CDS encoding SDR family oxidoreductase, coding for MRDKETRMLHNKIIAVSGIGPGLGVKLAVEAARAGAAGLVISARSPDKLDDAEQRIRDVNPDCAILKQPTDITDAGACQALVDAAVARFGRIDGLVNSAFVHGAMDHASTADIDSWMEPIGTNLFGTLRLTQAVARQMQQQRDGAIVMINTMAVRKVPPVGEAGYAASKAALATSVKYLAKELGPDNIRVNTVHMGWMWGAPVQGYVQWQAQQSGIAEDDIKGQIAASIPLGIVPPDEECARAALFFVSDYSRVVTGAALDVNGGEYMP
- a CDS encoding sulfotransferase, whose translation is MSATPLQPARLLAGAIDMAGGLTDFGDDSFRPGLERLCDALGSEAALSPAGVETFRQKLTAQLANRLWLEDHIRRHPEILEETIAPPVFIVGLPRTGTTKLHRLLSRDPRFYWMPFWESQMPVPLPGEALDDPSPRIAQGAAIVQMMTEAMPQLMAIHPMANEEADEEFMLMEHSFLADFNAYARVPGYMAWLTQQDEQPAYTFLRRMLKFLQWQKRRRGITARRWVLKAPHHLHRMGLLLAAFPGARIVQTHRDPVESIPSIASFIHTLHGIYTDQPDPKAVGAEWSARMRGGLEHTMAVRDAAGQRGDFIDVAFRDTVTDPMRVVRHIYDFIDWTLDDGTADAMRAWLEADNAEHAKTRHRYTPEGFGLSADGLRRDFAPYIARHIEGTATA
- a CDS encoding DUF1302 family protein, which codes for MDVKPVELVRACWAVTSALLVALPAGAAKLDLPFGIEGSYNLTLDYSLAMRMQDQHPELTDGQLDPLQLAVLPEPQGQVVGFERTGLPDRANFDDGNRNFDKYSLIHNRVSALFDMEIERDNLAFVLSGSAFYDNVYMRENDNAGAEFLNRFGPDGEGGDRGNTDAFSEEMEDRNGRRVRLLEGYGIADFPFGDFSYVNVRVGQQLVTWGEALFFGGMARDQAPADASKGFVPGAEIKDILLPTPQVAVRVGLGLDWTFKGYYKFKFEENEVFPVGSYFSPSDSVGPGAEFTYGSINPAYLDGCPGLLDVGQFSDVVGNLLGGLADLSQVCNLGGLGEVLLNAPRNILTFREADIRPGDSGQWGLGVDYRLTPSTSVALHYVRYHSPNPSVQLNTGFAPLGSIAGIELTTGLINQRVPVSYNVRYFDDIELISGTFSTTLFGLSVAGELNYRNDINISVKTRASGVPTPVGQRGETAQALVSAISTFNPPFYFDEMSIVGEAQYIRVLDVEPLTDPQPGIIPQGDGDEIFFDEQSAGFQLLVLPRKRNVFSGWDLSGTLSYAELTYGNPAQAGSFGALFGEGDRRLSVGAGLQYLQNLQFSVSYNMFFGDPTDRIGGEGSLVRANPFVDRNYLTFNIQYQI
- a CDS encoding flavin reductase; translated protein: MTAQAPAFDPGDFRRALGSFATGVTIITTRDGDGEPVGLTVNSFNSVSLNPPLVLWSLANEARSLPAFRDAEYWAVHILATDQEALSTRFAKRGEDKFSDLDLERGLGDIPLLPGCSARFQCRTASRYQGGDHLIFIGEVADFDHSNNPPLVFHGGRYAHATQRVSTKPGEPYLAGSFGEDFLGYLLGRSHFRFFSRIRPYLEKAGLSDEEFYVLSAMTLKPTMSSADLGKLTAGVLDETSDRTVDSLIARELLTRETLADGATCYRLSDRGREIALELISAAKAVESQVLAGLGPDEDTVLKSLLNQLLGVLDPDVGSIWHPDDPRGSNA